A section of the Xiphias gladius isolate SHS-SW01 ecotype Sanya breed wild chromosome 8, ASM1685928v1, whole genome shotgun sequence genome encodes:
- the trpm1b gene encoding transient receptor potential cation channel subfamily M member 1b translates to MDAKGLSGTFKRSSLKRTTSGSQKAQKAWIERTFLKRECVHIFPTKDPTRCACGQLTTQHVAIPPGANSVEETNQLVQIDTPKDKWTVIKYTRTYPTDAFGIIEFQGGGFINKAMYIRVSYDTKPDNLLHLMVKDWQLELPTLLISVHGGLQNFDLQPKLKQVFGKGLIKAAVTTGAWIFTGGVNTGVIRHVGDALKDHSSKSRGKVCAIGIAPWGILESKDDLIGKDVTRPYQSMANPLSKLAVLNNSHSHFILTDNGTCGKYGSEVKLRRLLEKHISLQKINTRLGQGVPLVCLIVEGGPNVISIALESLRDEPPIPVVVCDGSGRASDIISFAHKFSEDGGLVNDDVRDQLLVTIQKTFNYTKSQSQQILLMVMECMKKRELVSRRKN, encoded by the exons ATGGACGCCAAGGGCCTGAGTGGCACCTTTAAAAGGTCTTCCCTCAAACGCACCACATCTGGCTCGCAAAAG GCACAGAAAGCTTGGATTGAGAGGACCTTTCTTAAAAGAGAATGTGTTCACATATTTCCCACCAAGGACCCGACCAG ATGTGCCTGTGGTCAGCTGACAACGCAGCACGTGGCCATCCCTCCTGGTGCCAACTCAGTAGAGGAAACAAACCAGCTGGTGCAGATCGACACCCCAAAGGATAAATGGACTGTGATCAAATACACCAGAACTTACCCAACAGACGCCTTTGGCATAATCGAGTTCCAGGGTGGAGGATTCATCAACAAGGCCATG TATATCCGGGTTTCCTATGACACCAAGCCTGACAACCTGCTGCATCTGATGGTGAAGGACTGGCAGCTGGAGCTGCCCACGTTGCTCATCTCTGTTCATGGAGGTCTCCAGAACTTCGACCTCCAGCCCAAACTCAAGCAAGTGTTTGGCAAAGGCCTGATCAAAGCTGCCGTCACAACTGGAGCGTGGATCTTCACGGGTGGAGTCAACACGG GGGTGATCCGTCATGTCGGAGATGCCTTGAAGGATCATTCCTCCAAGTCACGAGGGAAGGTGTGCGCAATAGGAATTGCTCCATGGGGGATACTGGAAAGCAAAGACGACCTCATCGGAAAAGAT GTAACCAGACCCTATCAGTCGATGGCAAACCCACTGAGCAAGCTGGCCGTGCTCAACAACAGCCACTCCCACTTCATCCTGACCGACAATGGCACCTGCGGGAAGTACGGCTCTGAGGTCAAACTACGTCGACTGCTGGAGAAGCACATCTCCCTGCAGAAGATCAACACTC gtcTGGGTCAGGGGGTCCCCCTGGTGTGTCTGATAGTGGAGGGAGGTCCCAACGTTATCTCCATCGCCCTAGAGAGTCTGAGAGATGAGCCTCCCATCCCTGTGGTGGTGTGTGACGGCAGCGGCCGAGCTTCTGACATCATTTCCTTCGCACACAAGTTCTCAGAGGATGGGGG CCTAGTTAATGATGACGTCAGAGACCAATTGTTGGTTACTATTCAGAAGACTTTCAATTACACCAAAAGCCAATCACAGCAGATCCTGCTCATGGTAATGGAGTGCATGAAGAAAAGGGAACTGGTGagtagaagaaaaaactga